In one window of Tellurirhabdus rosea DNA:
- a CDS encoding SusC/RagA family TonB-linked outer membrane protein: MHNRLQTRWLVMGRLMLLSLVLLVCQATVAYSQSVSGRITAQENGEGLPGVSVVIKGTNQGTSTDNNGRYTLRISNGNATLVISFIGYLKQEIPVNGRSTVDIRLEQDTKALQEVVVVGYGTQEKVNLTGAVGVADSKRLQYRPIASAGEGLQGVIPNLNVNVRNGDPASPIRFNIRGYESINGGSPLVLVDGVPMDLNRINPNDIESVSVLKDASAAAVYGARAAFGVVLVTTKSGKSGKINVTVNSQFSLAKPIFNMDVVTDPYEFVTARNAANMRTSGIPSYDADMVAGTKAFSENPATAPQWKVVNGVLRYYGYNDYQNQIMTDYAPTSQHDVSVSGGSEKSRYLVSLGYFTKDGYLRYNNEKFKRYNALMKADFKVNDALSLDTKVIFNSQNSDKPHFYNWDVNINSLARVNPIQLIQFPDLEYYVTPGDREKYAPYIGKYFGGTNFFPYLLDGGRTTFTENDLWLTQGVTLTPLKGLKIRSDFSYNIFNRMYQDVQSKIDIVSENLLSPNMISNGFSGDDWIRNENNYNQYYVFNAYAEYAVPKLGNHNLTAMIGFNQERGLNNYVGAQARSLITPQVIDVNATTGVQQTFGSKSHVALRGAFYRLNYNYNEKYLLELNGRYDGTSRFPAESRFGFFPSFSAGWRISNEKFMAGTGRWLDNLKLRASYGTLGNQLLGNNFYPYVATMGIGQSPYMFSNAAIPFVSPAGLVSPGLTWETVISKNIGLDFTMLRGRLDASLDVFTRDTKDMLMDVSYPAILGTAAPKENAADLRTKGWELSLTWRDKIGSDWSYDANLALSDWQSTITKFNNPTGALPNGSNIYYVGQKIGEIWGFETAGIFQTPDEVAAAPKQTNIGANWRPGDIRYADLNGDGSISFGKNTLADPGDRKVIGNTTPRLSFGINTGISYKNFRLTAFFQGIWRRDHWPTSDNWTWFFPFNAGHVERYYITDTWTETNRDAYFPAAHISTNDKKNVQVQSRYLQNSGYIRAKNITFSYELPSNLMQKVGVGRAQVYVTGMNLWEFSRIRKPLDPESIQSAAIEYPMQRIMTLGANLSF; the protein is encoded by the coding sequence ATGCACAACCGTTTACAAACCCGATGGCTGGTTATGGGCAGGCTCATGCTGCTGAGCCTCGTCCTGCTGGTCTGCCAGGCGACTGTCGCTTACAGCCAGAGTGTTTCCGGCCGCATCACTGCCCAGGAGAACGGCGAGGGCCTGCCCGGAGTGAGTGTTGTTATCAAAGGCACCAATCAGGGAACCTCCACCGACAACAACGGACGCTACACGCTCCGGATTTCCAACGGCAACGCTACGCTGGTCATTAGTTTTATCGGCTACCTGAAACAGGAAATTCCCGTCAACGGGCGCTCGACGGTGGACATCCGGCTCGAACAGGACACCAAGGCGCTGCAGGAAGTGGTGGTAGTGGGTTACGGCACCCAGGAAAAGGTCAACCTGACAGGCGCGGTGGGCGTGGCCGACTCCAAACGCCTGCAATACCGCCCGATTGCCTCGGCGGGTGAAGGGCTTCAGGGCGTTATTCCGAACCTGAACGTCAACGTCCGGAACGGCGACCCGGCCTCCCCCATCCGGTTCAACATCCGGGGTTACGAATCCATCAACGGCGGTTCGCCCCTGGTGCTGGTGGACGGCGTGCCGATGGACCTCAACCGCATCAACCCCAACGACATCGAAAGCGTCAGCGTGCTGAAAGACGCCTCGGCCGCCGCCGTCTACGGAGCCCGGGCGGCCTTCGGGGTGGTGCTCGTAACGACCAAAAGCGGCAAAAGCGGCAAGATCAACGTGACCGTCAACAGCCAGTTTTCGCTCGCCAAGCCTATTTTCAACATGGACGTGGTCACCGACCCGTATGAATTCGTCACGGCCCGGAACGCCGCCAACATGCGGACCAGCGGCATCCCGTCCTACGACGCCGACATGGTGGCCGGGACCAAGGCGTTCTCCGAAAATCCGGCAACGGCCCCGCAATGGAAGGTGGTCAACGGCGTGCTGCGCTATTACGGCTATAACGATTACCAGAACCAGATTATGACCGACTACGCCCCGACCAGCCAGCACGACGTGTCGGTTTCGGGCGGTTCCGAAAAGTCCCGGTACCTGGTTTCGCTGGGGTATTTCACCAAAGACGGCTATCTGCGCTACAACAACGAGAAGTTCAAGCGGTACAACGCGCTGATGAAGGCTGATTTCAAGGTCAACGACGCGCTGAGTCTGGATACGAAAGTGATTTTCAACTCGCAGAACAGCGACAAGCCGCACTTCTACAACTGGGACGTGAACATCAACTCGCTGGCGCGGGTGAACCCCATTCAGCTCATTCAGTTTCCGGACCTGGAGTATTATGTGACGCCCGGCGACCGGGAGAAATACGCGCCCTACATCGGCAAGTACTTCGGCGGCACCAACTTCTTCCCCTACCTGCTCGACGGCGGCCGGACGACCTTTACCGAAAACGACCTCTGGCTCACCCAGGGCGTGACGCTGACGCCGCTGAAGGGTCTCAAAATCCGCTCGGATTTCTCCTACAACATCTTCAACCGGATGTATCAGGATGTGCAGAGCAAGATCGACATCGTCTCCGAAAACCTGCTTTCGCCCAACATGATCAGCAACGGCTTCAGCGGCGACGACTGGATTCGGAACGAGAACAACTACAACCAGTACTACGTCTTCAACGCCTACGCCGAGTACGCCGTCCCGAAACTGGGCAACCACAACCTGACGGCCATGATCGGCTTCAACCAGGAACGGGGCCTCAACAATTACGTCGGGGCGCAGGCCCGGTCGCTCATCACGCCGCAGGTGATCGACGTCAACGCCACCACCGGCGTGCAGCAGACCTTCGGCAGCAAGTCGCACGTGGCGCTGCGGGGCGCTTTTTACCGCCTGAACTACAATTACAACGAAAAGTACCTGCTGGAGCTGAACGGCCGCTACGACGGCACCTCGCGCTTCCCCGCCGAAAGCCGGTTCGGCTTTTTCCCGTCCTTCTCGGCGGGCTGGCGGATCAGCAACGAGAAGTTCATGGCCGGAACGGGCCGCTGGCTGGATAATCTCAAACTGCGGGCCTCGTACGGAACGCTCGGCAACCAGCTACTGGGCAACAACTTTTACCCGTACGTCGCCACGATGGGCATCGGGCAGTCGCCGTACATGTTCAGCAACGCGGCCATTCCGTTTGTGTCGCCCGCCGGTCTGGTCAGCCCCGGCCTGACCTGGGAAACGGTGATTTCGAAAAACATCGGGCTCGACTTCACGATGCTGCGCGGGCGACTCGATGCGTCGCTGGACGTTTTCACCCGCGACACCAAGGACATGCTGATGGACGTGTCGTATCCGGCCATTCTGGGCACCGCCGCTCCCAAGGAAAACGCCGCCGACCTCCGCACAAAAGGCTGGGAACTGTCGCTCACCTGGCGGGATAAGATCGGCAGCGATTGGAGCTACGACGCCAACCTCGCCCTGTCGGACTGGCAATCGACCATCACCAAGTTCAACAACCCGACGGGGGCTTTGCCCAATGGGAGCAATATTTATTACGTAGGGCAGAAAATTGGCGAAATCTGGGGCTTCGAAACCGCGGGCATCTTCCAGACTCCCGATGAAGTTGCCGCCGCTCCGAAGCAGACCAACATCGGCGCCAACTGGCGGCCCGGCGACATTCGCTATGCGGATCTGAACGGGGATGGCTCCATCAGCTTCGGCAAGAATACGCTGGCCGACCCCGGCGACCGGAAAGTGATCGGCAACACCACGCCGCGGCTTTCGTTCGGCATCAATACGGGCATCAGCTACAAAAACTTCCGGCTGACGGCCTTCTTCCAGGGCATCTGGCGGCGCGACCACTGGCCGACCTCCGACAACTGGACCTGGTTCTTCCCCTTCAACGCCGGGCATGTGGAGCGGTATTACATCACCGATACCTGGACCGAGACCAACCGGGATGCATATTTCCCCGCCGCCCACATCTCGACCAACGACAAGAAGAACGTGCAGGTGCAGTCGCGCTATCTGCAGAATTCGGGCTACATCCGGGCCAAGAACATCACGTTCAGCTACGAACTGCCCTCGAACCTGATGCAGAAAGTGGGCGTGGGCCGGGCGCAGGTGTACGTGACGGGCATGAACCTGTGGGAATTCTCGCGCATCCGCAAGCCGCTCGACCCCGAAAGCATCCAGTCGGCGGCCATCGAATATCCCATGCAGCGCATCATGACGCTGGGTGCCAACCTGTCCTTTTAA
- a CDS encoding RagB/SusD family nutrient uptake outer membrane protein → MKKHTFTFGLVFTTALLFSSCNDEFLERYPLDRVTNQTFWSSENDLRVYNNGLYDLARNDDNVPILHGHYNGFESHWGSVWFLDEFADNMAPRHPRHNFFQQIRSGKHTVPTDPQQFGYKGWNFVRACNIGLANYDKANVSQAIKDRYIAEARLFRGWFYADKAQKFGDVPWVDKELNVDSPELNAARTPREEAMEKVLEDLNFASTKLPDSWGDGNAPGRLNRWCALLVKSRVCLFEGTWRKYHGGANPEKWLQEAAAASKELIDKGPYRLYTTGNPQSDYNAFHRVLNLAGNPEVMYWRRYQLGVFTNHVQSYFEYAGGATKSLVEDYLCTDGLPITLSPLYKGDATIENVFENRDPRLRQTVLHPDDAKRYKYHLDDGRTYPRIQGMEGGYISTTGYHIIKHYNADDMIGKAFDTGETPAIILRFAEALLNYAEAQAELGKISQADLDLTINRLRDRVGMPHLKLGAVPVDPRYTADGVSPLIAEIRRERRIELFMEGFRYGDLLRWKQGKKLTIPTLGIRWDAAAIARYPRANVRTSVDPVSGRTYIDVYQGTDWANPVFDESKHYLWPIPLNTLAQNPKIKQNPGW, encoded by the coding sequence ATGAAAAAACATACGTTCACCTTCGGTCTGGTATTCACGACGGCCCTGCTGTTCAGCAGCTGCAATGACGAATTCCTCGAACGCTACCCGCTCGACCGCGTCACCAACCAGACCTTCTGGAGCTCGGAAAACGACCTCCGGGTGTACAACAACGGCCTCTACGACCTCGCCCGCAACGACGACAACGTGCCCATTCTGCACGGCCACTACAACGGCTTTGAAAGCCACTGGGGCAGCGTCTGGTTCCTCGACGAATTTGCCGACAACATGGCCCCGCGTCACCCGCGCCACAACTTTTTCCAGCAGATTCGCTCGGGCAAGCATACCGTCCCGACCGACCCGCAGCAGTTCGGCTATAAAGGCTGGAACTTTGTCCGGGCCTGCAACATCGGGCTGGCCAATTACGACAAGGCGAATGTGTCGCAGGCTATCAAAGACCGCTACATTGCCGAAGCCCGGCTGTTCCGCGGCTGGTTCTATGCCGATAAGGCTCAGAAATTCGGCGATGTGCCCTGGGTAGACAAGGAACTGAACGTAGACTCCCCCGAACTCAACGCCGCCCGCACACCCCGTGAAGAGGCGATGGAAAAAGTGCTGGAAGACCTCAATTTCGCCTCGACCAAACTGCCCGACAGCTGGGGCGACGGCAACGCGCCGGGTCGGCTTAACCGCTGGTGCGCCCTGCTGGTCAAGTCGCGCGTATGCCTCTTTGAAGGCACCTGGCGGAAGTACCACGGCGGTGCCAATCCCGAAAAATGGTTGCAGGAAGCCGCCGCCGCTTCCAAGGAGCTGATCGACAAGGGGCCTTACCGCCTGTATACCACGGGAAATCCGCAAAGTGATTACAACGCCTTTCACCGCGTGCTCAATCTGGCCGGAAATCCCGAGGTGATGTACTGGCGCCGCTACCAGCTGGGCGTGTTTACCAACCACGTGCAGTCGTACTTCGAGTATGCCGGCGGAGCGACCAAGAGCCTGGTGGAAGACTACCTGTGCACCGACGGGCTGCCCATCACGCTCTCGCCGCTGTACAAAGGGGATGCCACCATCGAGAATGTGTTCGAAAACCGCGACCCGCGCCTGCGCCAGACCGTTCTGCACCCCGACGACGCCAAGCGGTACAAGTACCATCTGGACGACGGCCGGACGTATCCCCGGATTCAGGGCATGGAAGGCGGCTACATCTCGACGACGGGCTACCACATTATCAAGCATTACAACGCGGATGACATGATCGGAAAAGCGTTCGATACGGGCGAGACCCCGGCCATCATCCTGCGTTTTGCCGAAGCTCTGCTCAATTACGCCGAAGCGCAGGCCGAACTGGGCAAAATCAGCCAGGCCGACCTCGACCTCACCATCAACCGCCTCCGCGACCGGGTGGGCATGCCGCATCTGAAGCTGGGGGCCGTCCCGGTAGACCCGCGTTATACCGCCGATGGGGTGTCGCCGCTCATCGCCGAAATCCGCCGGGAACGCCGCATTGAGCTGTTCATGGAAGGCTTCCGGTACGGCGACCTGCTGCGGTGGAAACAGGGCAAGAAGCTGACCATTCCGACGCTGGGCATCCGCTGGGACGCCGCCGCCATCGCCCGCTACCCGCGCGCCAATGTGCGTACCAGCGTGGACCCGGTCAGCGGACGGACCTACATTGACGTATATCAGGGCACCGACTGGGCCAATCCGGTCTTTGACGAAAGCAAACACTACCTCTGGCCCATTCCGCTGAACACGCTGGCCCAGAACCCGAAAATCAAGCAGAATCCGGGCTGGTAA
- a CDS encoding heparinase II/III domain-containing protein has translation MKTLIAVLLAVLFSLPSRAEEPNLLSGKFTREQLRNVLIPQAKWTPFPKREDRAGWARADPAMMKAYIQKAEPYLNYEWPHIPATKSLLIVRTGDRDEYQTVSFRKREVLGTLLLAEIAENKGRFVDAIVNGVWSICEESFWGVPAHLPRSKEISGLMDVSKPFVDLFAAETATYLAWVDYFLGDKLDAISPQIRKRIYHETSHRIFEPLMAEKPHGWMVANAAGRAPNNWNPWICSNWLNAVLLLEKNETKRAEGVAKVLWVLDQFTNPYPADGGCDEGPSYWGAAAASLFDNIALLNTASNDAFTYVYADEKIKNMGRFIYRAQISDRYFLNFADADPQPVMSATMIYRYGKAIGDPDMMKFGAYYRQPEDGSIGRFHYFRNFYALFMQDEFRKAPQGLPLPKNVWLPDLQVFVARDQEGTTNGFYVAAKGGHNDESHNHNDIGNYVVYYDGQPLLIDVGRGTYTAKTFSGQRYDIWYNCSDYHNLPTINGKTQLPGREFQAASVAYKAADAYTQFNVDFAPSYPKEAGVDAWQRIIRLNRGKNVQIEDVVRLREARSLTQHLMTCYPAEVTKPGEVVIHYGPKGGTARDFVVKYNPAQFQPTVEKVALKAPEDKGIIAKWGDTIYRINFQALKPKPADKFSFVIAGR, from the coding sequence ATGAAAACCCTGATTGCCGTCCTGCTGGCGGTGCTGTTCAGTCTGCCGTCGCGGGCGGAAGAACCTAATCTGCTTAGCGGGAAATTTACCAGAGAGCAGCTCCGCAACGTCCTGATTCCGCAGGCGAAATGGACGCCGTTTCCGAAACGCGAAGACCGCGCCGGGTGGGCCCGAGCCGACCCGGCGATGATGAAAGCCTACATCCAAAAGGCTGAGCCGTATTTGAATTACGAATGGCCCCACATCCCGGCGACCAAATCGCTGCTGATCGTCCGGACTGGCGACCGCGACGAATACCAGACCGTCAGCTTCCGGAAGCGCGAGGTGCTGGGAACCTTACTGCTGGCCGAAATTGCGGAAAACAAAGGCCGGTTCGTGGACGCCATCGTCAACGGCGTGTGGTCCATCTGCGAAGAGTCGTTCTGGGGCGTGCCGGCGCACCTGCCGCGGTCGAAGGAAATCTCCGGTTTGATGGACGTCTCCAAGCCCTTCGTTGACCTGTTTGCCGCCGAAACGGCCACGTACCTGGCCTGGGTCGATTATTTTCTGGGCGATAAACTGGACGCCATTTCGCCCCAGATTCGCAAACGCATTTACCACGAAACCAGTCACCGGATTTTTGAGCCGCTGATGGCCGAGAAGCCGCACGGCTGGATGGTCGCCAACGCCGCCGGACGGGCACCTAATAACTGGAACCCGTGGATCTGCTCGAACTGGCTCAACGCCGTGCTGCTGCTCGAAAAAAACGAAACCAAACGGGCCGAAGGCGTCGCCAAGGTGCTGTGGGTGCTCGACCAGTTTACCAATCCGTACCCGGCCGACGGGGGCTGCGACGAGGGGCCGAGCTATTGGGGAGCCGCCGCGGCCTCGCTTTTTGACAACATCGCCCTGCTCAATACGGCCAGCAACGATGCCTTTACCTACGTTTACGCCGACGAAAAGATCAAAAACATGGGCCGCTTCATCTACCGCGCCCAGATCAGCGACCGCTATTTCCTGAACTTCGCCGATGCGGACCCGCAGCCGGTGATGTCGGCCACGATGATCTACCGCTACGGCAAGGCCATCGGCGATCCGGACATGATGAAATTCGGGGCGTATTACCGCCAGCCGGAGGACGGTTCCATCGGTCGGTTCCACTATTTCCGCAACTTCTACGCCCTGTTCATGCAGGACGAATTCCGGAAGGCGCCGCAGGGTCTGCCGCTGCCGAAAAACGTCTGGCTGCCGGATTTACAGGTGTTTGTGGCCCGCGACCAGGAAGGCACCACCAACGGGTTTTACGTAGCGGCCAAGGGCGGACACAACGACGAAAGCCATAACCACAACGACATTGGCAACTACGTCGTCTACTACGACGGCCAGCCGCTGCTGATCGACGTGGGCCGGGGCACCTATACGGCCAAAACCTTCAGCGGCCAGCGGTACGACATCTGGTACAACTGTTCGGACTACCACAACCTGCCGACCATCAACGGAAAGACGCAGCTGCCGGGCCGGGAATTTCAGGCGGCTTCGGTCGCCTACAAAGCGGCGGACGCCTACACCCAGTTCAACGTCGATTTTGCACCTTCGTACCCCAAAGAGGCCGGTGTCGATGCCTGGCAGCGGATCATCCGGCTCAATCGCGGGAAAAACGTTCAGATTGAAGATGTGGTCCGGCTCCGGGAAGCCAGATCGCTGACGCAGCACCTGATGACCTGCTACCCCGCCGAAGTGACGAAGCCCGGGGAAGTGGTCATTCACTACGGGCCCAAAGGCGGGACGGCCCGCGATTTTGTAGTGAAATACAACCCCGCGCAGTTTCAGCCTACCGTGGAAAAAGTGGCGCTGAAAGCCCCCGAGGACAAAGGGATCATTGCCAAGTGGGGCGATACCATCTACCGGATCAACTTCCAGGCCCTGAAGCCGAAACCTGCCGATAAGTTCAGTTTTGTGATTGCTGGACGATAA